The stretch of DNA tatatatatatatatatatatatatgtatatttaaatgtatatatatatatatatatatatatatatatatatatatatatatgtatatttaaatgtatatatatatatatatatatatatatatatatatatatatatgaatatatatgtacagtatatatatgtatatgtatataatatgtatatatatgtatatatatatgtataaatatatatatatatatgtataaatatatatatatatatatatatgtaaaatatatatatatgtataaatatatatatatatatatatatatatatatatatatatatatatatatatatatatatatatatatatggacatacacacatacacgcacatacacacacacacacacacacacacatatatatatatatatatatatatatatatatatatatatatatatatatatatgatgtgcgtgtccccacgtgtatgtgtgtatgttcgtatatgcatatatgtatatatataaatatatatatacatatatatatatataaatatatatgtaatatatatatatatatatatatatatatatatatatatatatatatatatataaatatatatataaaatatatatgtataatatatatctatatatataaatatatatgtataatatatatttatatatataaatatatatgtataatatatatatgtatatatatacatacatatatatatatatatatatatatatatatatatatatatatatatatatatatatatatatatatatatatatgagaaccagAACTGAGTGGTGAAGAAATTGAGAGGGTTATTGTAAGATAAGTGGTTAAAAAGTTAGAAAGGAAAGTCAGCAGTTGTTGATGAGGTAACAACTAACAAGTTGCATACCTTATTATGGCAGTGATATTGGGATTGAGTGTTTAATCAGAGTTTGTAAGGTATGTAGGGCGGAGGGAAAATTCCCAAAGGAATGACAGAGAGGAATAATTGTTATGGTGCAGAACATCAAGGTTTTATAagcaattataaaaattataacggCATAATGTTAATTAGTATACTAGGGAAGGTGCATGTAAGAAAGGAAGACAAGTGTCACTTGGACTTAAAGTGGAAGAATAAGTGGTTTTAGGTAAGGAAGCTAGTTGAATTTTCGTAAGgattatctaaataacaaaatactgtTGTCATATAAGGACTCACTCATGATAGAATGTATTTAGAGGCAATGGAAGTGCGCGAgcataataatgaattataattgGGTGCGAACGTGGGTCTAAGACAAAGGCATTTAATGTCTCCATGGGTGTCCGAACACATTTATCAATGGAGTTTTGATGGAAATTAGAGAATAGACATTGATTGTAGAGATGAAGTTGTGGGGCTACAAAAATCAGCTGTGAAGGATATGTATATTAAATGATGATAATTACAAAGTATACGATGATGACTGGGAACAGTGGAGAGAAACTGCAGTAGATAGGGAACACGGGAGAGAAACGTCAATAGATTGGGAACAATTGAGAGAAACTGCAGTAGATTGGGAACAGTCTTGAGAAACtgcaatagattgggaacagtgtaGAGAAACTGCAGTGGATTGGGGACAGTGTAGAGAAACtgcaatagattgggaacagtgtaGAGAAACTGCAATAGATTGGGAACAATTGAGAGAAACTGCAGTAGATTGGGAACAGTGTAGAGAGACTACGGTAGATTTGGGACAGTGTAGAGAAACTGCAATAGATTGAGAACAATTGAGAGAAACTGCAAGATTGGGAACAGTGTAGAGAAACTACAGTAGATTTGGGACAATGTAGAGAAACtgcaatagattgggaacagtgcaGAGAAACTGCCATACATTAGGAACAATTGAGAGAATATGCGGTAGATTGAGAACAATGGAGAGAAACTGCAGTAGACTGGGAACACTGGAAAGAAACGTCAATAGATTGGGAACAATTGAGAGAAAATGCAGTAGATTGGGAACAGTCTAGAGAAACtgcaatagattgggaacagtgtaGAGAAACTGCAGTAGATTGGGGACTGTAGAGAAACTGCAATAGATTTTGAACAGTGTAGAGAAACAGCAATAAATTGGGAACAATTGAGAGAAACTGCAGTAGATTGGGAACAGTGTAGAGAAACTGCAATAGATTAGGAACAATTGAGAGAAAATGCGGTAGATTGGGGACAGTGGAGAGAAACtgcaatagattgggaacagtgtaGAGAAACTGCAATAGATTAGGAACAATTGAGAGAAAATGCGGTAGATTGGGAACAGTGGAGAGAAACtgcaatagattgggaacagtttaGAGAAATTGCAGTAGACTGGGGACAGTGTAGAGAGACTGCAGTAGATTGGGAACACTGGAGAGAAACGTCAATAGATTGGGAGCAATTGAGAGAAACTGCAGTAGATTGGGAACACTGGATAGGAACGTCAATAGATTGGGAGCAATTGAGAGAAACTGCAGTAGATTAGGAACAGTCTAGAGAAACtgcaatagattgggaacagtgtaGAGAAACTGCAGTAGATTGGGGACACTGGAGAGAAACTGCAATAGATCGGGAACAGTGTAGAGAAACTGCAATAGATTGACAACAAGTGAGAGAAACTGCAGTAGATTGGGAACAGTGTAGAGAAACTGCGGTAGATTTGGGACAGTGTAGAGAAACtgcaatagattgggaacagtgtaGAGAAACTGCAATAAATTGGGAACAATTGAGAGAAACTGCAGTAGATTTGGGACAGTGTAGAGAAACTGCAATAGATTTGGAACAGTGTAGAGAAACTGCAATATATTTAGAACAATTGAGAGAAAATGCGGTAGATTGGGAACAGTAGAGAGAAACTGCAATGGATTTCAGACAGTGTAGTGAAATTGCAGTAGATTAGGAACAGTGTGGAGAAACTGCAATAGATTGAGAACAGTGTAGAGAAACTGTAATAGATTGGGAACAATTGAGAGAAAATGCATTAGATTGGGAACAGTGTAGAGAAACTGCAGTAGATCTGGAACAGTGTAGAGAAAGtgcaatagattgggaacagtgtaGAGAAACTGCAATATATTGGGAACAATTGAGAGAAAATGCGGTACATTGGGAATAGTGGAGAGAAATTGCAATAGATTTGGAATAGTGTAGAGAAACTGTAGTAGATTGCGGACAGTGTAGAGAAACTGCAGTAGATTGGGAACAGTGTAGAGAAATtgcaatagattgggaacagtgtaGAGAAACTGCAATAGATTGGGAACAATTGAGAGAAAATGTGGTAGATTGGGAACAGTGTAGAGAAATtgcaatagattgggaacagtgtaGAGAAATTGTAATAGATTGGGAACAATTGAGAGAAAATGCTTTAGATTGGGAACAATTGAGAGAAACTGCAGTAGATTTGGGACAGTGTAGAGAATCtgcaatagattgggaacagcgtAGAGAAACTGCGAGAGATTGGGAACAATTGAGAGAAAATGCGGTAGATTGAGAagagtgaagagaaactgcaatagattgggaacagtgtaGAGAAATTGCAATAGATTGGGGACAGTGTAGAGAAACTGCAGTAGATTGGGGACAGTGTAAAGAAACTGCAGTAGATTGGGAACAGTAGAGAGAAACTGCAATAGATTGGGAACAATGTAGAGAAACagcaatagattgggaacagtttaGAGAAACTGCAGTAGATTGGGAACAGTGTAGAGAAACTGCAGTAGATTTGGGATAGTGTAGAGAAACtgcaatagattgggaacagtcttGAGAAGCtgcaatagattgggaacagtgtaGAGAAACTGCAGTAGATTGGGGACAGTGTAGAGAAACtgcaatagattgggaacagtgtaGAGAAACTGCAATAGATTGGGAACAATTGAGAGAAACTGCAGTAGATATGGAACAGTGTAGAGAGACTACGGTAGATTTGGGACAGTGTAGAGAAACTGCAATAGATTGAGAACAATTGAGAGAAACTGCAAGATTGGGAACAGTGTAGAGAAACTACAGTAGATTTGGGAGAGTGTAGAGAAACtgcaatagattgggaacagtgtaGAGAAACTGCCATAGATTAGGAACAATTGAGAGAATATGCGGTAGATTGGGAACAATGGAGAGAAACTGCAGTAGACTGGGAACACTGGAGAGAAACGTCAATAGATTGGGAACAATTGAGAGAAAATGCAGTAGATTGGGAACAGTGTAGAGAAACTGCTGTGTATTTAGAACAATTGAGAGAAAATGCGGTAGATTGGGAACAGTGGAGAGAAACTGCAATGGATTTCGGACAGTGTAGAGAATCtgcaatagattgggaacagtgtaGAGAAACTGCAAGAGATTGGGAACAATTGAGAGAAACTGCAGTAGATTTGGGACAGTGTAGAGAATCtgcaatagattgggaacagtgtaGAGAAACTGCAAGAGATTGGGAACAATTGAGAGAAAATGCGGTAGATTGGGAAGAGTGAAGAGAAACttcaatagattgggaacagtgtaGAGAAATTGCAATAGATTGGGGACAGTGTAGAGAAACTGCAGTAGATTGGGGACAGTGTAGAGAAACTGCAGTAGATTGGGAACAGTGGAGAGAAACtgcaatagattgggaacagtggagagaaactgcaatagattgggaacaatgtagagaaactgcaatagattgggaacagtttaGAGAAACTGCAGTAGACTGGGAACAGTGTAGAGAAACTGCAGTAGATTGGGGATAGTGTAGAGAAACtgcaatagattgggaacagtcttGAGAAGCtgcaatagattgggaacagtgtaGAGAAACTGCAGTAGATTGGGGACAGTGTAGAGAGACTACGGTAGATTTGGGACAGTGTAGAGAAACTGCAATAGATTGAGAACAATTGAGATAAACTGCAAGATTGGGAACAGTGTAGAGAAACTACAGAAGATTTGGGACAGTGTAGAGAAACtgcaatagattgggaacagtgtaGAGAAACTGCCATAGATTAGGAACAATTGAGAGAATATGCGGTAGATTGGGAACAATGGAGAGAAACTGCAGTAGACTGGGAACACTGGAGAGAAACGTCAATAGATTGGGAACAATTGAGAGAAAATGCAGTAGATTGGGAACAGTGTAGAGAAACtgcaatagattgggaacagtgtaGAGAAACTGCAGTAGATTGGGGACTGTAGAGAAACTGCAATAGATTTTGAACAGTGTAGAGAAACAGCAATAGATTGGGAACAATTGAGAGAAACTGCAGTAGATTGGGAACAGTGTAGAGAAACTGCAATAGATTAGGAACAATTGAGAGAAAATGCGGTAGATTGGGAACAGTGGAGAGAAACtgcaatagattgggaacagtgtaGAGAAACTGCAATAGATTAGGAACAATTGAGAGAAAATGCGGTAGATTGGGAACAGTGGAGAGAAACtgcaatagattgggaacagtttaGAGAAATTGCAGTAGACTGGGGACAGTGTAGAGAGACTGCAGTAGATTGGGAACACTGGAGAGAAACGTCAATAGATTGGGAACAATTGAGAGAAACTGCAGTAGATTGGGAACACTGGAGAGAAACGTCAATAGATTGGGAACAATTAAGAGAAACTGCAGTAGATTAGGAACAGTCTAGAGAAACTGCAATAGATTGTGAACAGTGTAGAGAAACTGCAGTAGATTGGGGACACTGGAGAGAAACTGCAATAGATCGGGAACAGTGTAGAGAAACTGCAATAGATTGACAACAAGTGAGAGAAACTGCATTAGATTGGGAACAGTGTAGAGAAACTGCAGTATATTTGGGACAGTGTAGAGAAACTGCAATATATTGGAAACAGTTGAGAGAACATGCGGTTGATTGGGAACAGTGGAGAGAAACTGCAATGGATTTCGGACAGTGTAGTGAAATTGCAGTAGATTAGGAACAGTGTGGAGAAACTGCAATAGATTGAGAACAGTGTAGAGAAACTGTAATAGATTGGGAACAATTGAGAGAAAATGCATTAGATTGGGAACAGTGTAGAGAAACTGCATTAGATC from Palaemon carinicauda isolate YSFRI2023 chromosome 5, ASM3689809v2, whole genome shotgun sequence encodes:
- the LOC137641246 gene encoding uncharacterized protein, which produces MNIEECVRIITFATLQQSLATRSPVKSTVFSLRSNIRLLHQVCDSRPMPKPSSHQYFRRFLYTITNLLQFLYTVTGEGEVVNSKADWKRLSSPLLPPTSHWFSLPRHIGHSGVTNVTGEGEVFLDTVPNLMQFLHTVPNLMQFLYTVPKLLQFLYTAPNILQFLYTDPNLHCSQSTAVSLHCSQSTAVSLNCSQSIFLYIVPNLLQFLSTVPNLLQFLYTVPNLLQFLYTVPNLLQFLYTVPNLLQFLFTLPNLPHFLSIVPNLLQFLYTFLYTVPNLLQFLYTVPNLLQFLYTVRILLQFLYTVPNLLQFLSTIPNVPHFLSIVPNLLQFLYTVPNLLHFLYTVPDLMQFLYTVPNLMHFLSIVPNLLQFLYTVLNLLQFLHTVPNLLQFHYTVRNPLQFLSTVPNQPHVLSTVSNILQFLYTVPNILQFLYTVPNLMQFLSLVVNLLQFLYTVPDLLQFLSSVPNLLQFLYTFLYTVPNLLQFLSIVPNLLLFLYTVQNLLQFLYSPQSTAVSLHCSQSIAVSLHCSQSTAFSLNCSQSIDVSLQCSQSTAFLYIVPNLLQFLSTVPNLLQFLSTVPNLLQFLYTVPNLLQFLYTVPNLLQFLYTVPNLLKFLFTLPNLPHFLSIVPNLLQFLYTVPNLLQILYTVPNLLQFLSIVPNLLQFLYTVPNLLQILYTVRNPLQFLSTVPNLPHFLSIVLNTQQFLYTFLYTVPNLLQFLYTVPNLLQFLYTVPNLLQLLKTVPNLLQFLYTIPNLLQFLYTFLFTLLNLPHFLSIVPNLSQFLYAVPNLLQILYTVPNLLQFLSIVPNLKHFLSIVPNLLQFLYTVPNLLQFLYTVPNLPHFLSIVPNLLQFLYTVPNLLQFLYTVPNLLQFLYTVRNLLQFLYTIPNLLQFLSTIPNVPHFLSIVPNILQFLYTVPNLLHFLYTVPDLLQFLYTVPNLMHFLSIVPNLLQFLYTVLNLLQFLHTVPNLLQFHYTFLYTVPNLLQFLSIVPNLLQFLYTVPNLLQFLYTVPNLPQFLYTVPNLLQFLSLVVNLLQFLYTVPDLLQFLSSVPNLLQFLYTVPNLLQFL